The following are encoded in a window of Castanea sativa cultivar Marrone di Chiusa Pesio chromosome 5, ASM4071231v1 genomic DNA:
- the LOC142633727 gene encoding putative 2-oxoglutarate-dependent dioxygenase AOP1 encodes MAVQAMCRLPIIDFSKEDLKPGTSSWLSTRNKVQSALEEYGCFEAVYDKIISLELHNEIFGSAKELLDLPTEVKAKSSSDISYFGYTGEEPDRPLFQSLGINHASTLEGPQSFTNLTQTFTNQMWPAGNNQFCENALSYAKQIVELEQLVKRMVFDSYGVKKYLDPRIQFYNLRFLKYRVPEMNEANVGVENHTDKTFLSILHQNEVNGLEVKTKNGDWIKMELSPSSFVVMAGEVLLAWSNGRIHTPFHRVILKGTKARYTVGLFSFQTGIIQTPEELVDDKHPLRFKPFEYFKLLRYHYDLDDARKGNESTVKALCGV; translated from the exons ATGGCTGTTCAAGCAATGTGTAGATTACCCattattgatttttcaaaagaagattTGAAGCCAGGAACAAGTTCTTGGCTCTCCACACGCAACAAGGTCCAGAGTGCACTCGAAGAATATGGCTGCTTTGAGGCAGTGTATGACAAGATTATTTCTCTTGAACTTCACAATGAAATCTTTGGTAGTGCAAAAGAGTTATTGGATCTACCCACGGAGGTCAAAGCCAAAAGCTCTTCCGATATATCTTACTTTGGTTATACCGGGGAAGAACCCGATCGGCCTCTCTTTCAAAGCTTGGGAATCAACCATGCATCAACCCTCGAAGGACCTCAAAGTTTCACAAATCTAACTCAAACTTTCACAAATCAAATGTGGCCTGCGGGAAATAACCAGTTCTG TGAAAATGCTCTCTCATACGCAAAACAAATTGTGGAGTTAGAGCAACTGGTGAAGAGAATGGTGTTTGACAGCTATGGTGTGAAGAAGTACTTAGATCCTCGTATTCAATTCTACAATCTTAGGTTTCTCAAATATAGAGTACCAGAGATGAATGAAGCAAACGTTGGTGTTGAGAATCATACGGACAAGACCTTCTTATCAATACTTCATCAAAATGAAGTGAATGGTTTGGAAGTAAAAACAAAGAATGGTGATTGGATCAAAATGGAGCTCTCACCTTCTTCTTTCGTGGTAATGGCAGGAGAAGTACTCTTG GCTTGGAGTAATGGCAGAATACATACCCCCTTTCATCGGGTAATCTTGAAAGGAACCAAAGCAAGGTACACTGTTGGACTATTTTCATTCCAAACTGGAATAATACAAACTCCAGAAGAGCTGGTTGATGATAAACATCCATTGAGGTTCAAGCCATTTGAATACTTCAAATTACTCCGATACCATTATGACCTGGATGATGCAAGGAAAGGCAATGAGAGTACTGTCAAAGCTTTATGTGGTGTTTGA